From the genome of Chlorogloeopsis sp. ULAP01, one region includes:
- the nadC gene encoding carboxylating nicotinate-nucleotide diphosphorylase, with product MDNFGILPPWLVIDKLLHDWLLEDVGRGDRTTQSLLYKDAKEGQAKWIAKAPGVVAGLPIAARVFQILNAKVGFEAIILEGKECELGQTIAEINGSLDALLMCERVALNLAMRLSGIATLTQKYVEQIADLPAQLVDTRKTTPGLRLLEKYATQVGGATNHRMGLDDAVMIKDNHIVAAGGIKEAIARIRKQIPYPLSIEVETESLDQVEEALQHGADIIMLDNMSLDSMHKAVEMIRLESERVKIEASGNITLDTIRAVAETGVDYISSSAPITQSKWLDLSMKIK from the coding sequence GTGGATAATTTTGGAATTTTGCCCCCTTGGCTAGTAATAGATAAACTTTTACATGATTGGTTATTAGAGGATGTTGGTAGGGGTGATCGCACTACTCAATCTCTTTTATATAAGGATGCAAAAGAAGGACAAGCAAAGTGGATAGCAAAAGCGCCCGGAGTAGTAGCTGGTTTGCCTATTGCGGCAAGAGTGTTTCAAATTTTGAACGCAAAAGTTGGTTTTGAGGCTATCATCCTTGAAGGAAAAGAGTGTGAGCTAGGACAAACAATAGCGGAAATTAACGGTTCTCTGGATGCATTATTGATGTGCGAGAGAGTTGCACTCAACTTGGCTATGCGCTTGAGTGGCATTGCCACATTGACGCAAAAATATGTGGAACAGATTGCAGATTTACCTGCTCAATTGGTAGATACGCGTAAAACTACACCGGGACTACGATTATTAGAAAAGTACGCAACTCAGGTAGGAGGGGCAACCAATCACCGCATGGGTTTGGATGATGCAGTGATGATCAAAGATAATCACATTGTGGCTGCTGGAGGAATTAAAGAAGCGATCGCTCGGATTCGCAAGCAAATTCCTTATCCTCTATCAATAGAAGTAGAAACGGAAAGCTTAGATCAGGTAGAAGAAGCTTTGCAGCATGGGGCTGACATTATTATGTTGGACAATATGTCTCTAGATTCAATGCACAAAGCAGTGGAAATGATTCGTTTGGAGAGCGAGCGAGTGAAAATAGAGGCTTCAGGCAATATTACCTTAGATACGATTCGCGCAGTAGCAGAAACAGGAGTGGACTATATTTCCAGCAGTGCACCCATTACACAGTCAAAATGGTTAGATTTGAGTATGAAAATCAAGTGA
- the ureE gene encoding urease accessory protein UreE: MLTFTQRKPPNPHTAVTLTLALTAQERTRSRHHFETEDGQIVCLRLPRGMVLQNGDILQDETSNSMIRVIAKPEPVFTVTAQTALLLIRAAYHLGNRHVPIEITADYLRLSPDLVLRAMLEKLGLKVHEEVLPFQPEGGAYGHHHTY, from the coding sequence ATGCTGACATTCACCCAGCGTAAACCACCAAATCCACATACAGCAGTAACATTAACTTTGGCTTTGACAGCACAAGAGCGTACCCGTAGTCGTCATCATTTTGAGACAGAAGATGGACAAATAGTATGTTTGCGTTTACCCAGAGGTATGGTGCTGCAAAATGGGGATATTCTTCAAGATGAAACGAGCAATAGTATGATCAGAGTCATTGCCAAGCCAGAGCCAGTCTTCACTGTCACAGCTCAAACAGCGCTTTTATTAATACGGGCGGCATATCATTTAGGTAATCGTCATGTCCCAATAGAAATTACGGCTGATTATTTACGATTATCTCCTGACCTAGTACTACGCGCAATGTTGGAAAAACTAGGACTAAAGGTTCACGAAGAGGTTTTACCCTTTCAACCAGAAGGGGGTGCTTATGGACACCATCACACTTACTAA
- a CDS encoding urease accessory protein UreF, which yields MDTITLTNSNFLYILQLASPALPVGAYSYSEGLETLIENSTIATKENLKHWLAMELCYGTIRLEAAVMVRAYQSMKENDLKTLSDWNFWLSAARETEELRASSVGMGRSLMRLLVDLQPQLATIGSAIGNYCNYAIAFGVASAFWQINMEAAVLGYLHNWVSNLITTGVKLIPLGQTAGQQLLMELQLLLSTTTVEILGLEDDELSCCSWGLSLASMRHETLYTRLFRS from the coding sequence ATGGACACCATCACACTTACTAATAGTAATTTTTTGTACATTTTGCAATTGGCAAGTCCAGCTTTGCCTGTGGGAGCATATAGTTATTCCGAAGGCTTGGAAACTTTGATTGAGAATAGCACAATCGCTACTAAAGAAAATTTAAAGCACTGGCTAGCAATGGAATTGTGTTATGGAACAATTCGCTTAGAAGCAGCTGTGATGGTACGAGCATATCAGTCAATGAAGGAGAACGATTTAAAGACTTTATCTGACTGGAATTTTTGGTTATCAGCAGCCAGAGAAACAGAGGAATTGCGTGCTTCCAGTGTAGGCATGGGGCGATCGCTGATGCGGCTACTGGTAGACTTGCAACCACAGTTAGCAACAATTGGTAGTGCTATCGGTAATTATTGCAATTATGCGATCGCTTTTGGTGTTGCAAGTGCTTTTTGGCAAATAAATATGGAAGCAGCAGTACTGGGATATCTGCATAATTGGGTGAGTAATTTAATTACTACTGGAGTAAAACTCATTCCTCTTGGTCAAACTGCAGGACAGCAATTATTAATGGAGCTACAATTATTACTAAGTACTACTACAGTAGAAATTCTCGGTTTAGAGGATGATGAGCTTAGTTGTTGCAGTTGGGGTCTATCGCTAGCAAGCATGAGGCATGAAACATTGTATACAAGATTGTTTAGAAGTTAG
- the ureG gene encoding urease accessory protein UreG has translation MSAFRVGIAGPVGSGKTALVDALCKAMREQYKIAVVTNDIYTQEDARFLVHSQALPSDRIVGVETGGCPHTAIREDASINIAAIEQLEADFPDLNLVFLESGGDNLAATFSPELVDLTIYVIDVAAGDKIPRKGGPGITKSDLLVINKTDLALYVGASLTVMESDAKKMRGNKPFVFTNLKNQEGLADVIKFLLTNIC, from the coding sequence ATGAGTGCCTTTCGAGTCGGTATAGCTGGTCCTGTAGGTTCGGGAAAAACTGCTTTAGTAGATGCTTTGTGTAAGGCAATGCGTGAGCAGTATAAAATTGCAGTAGTGACAAATGATATTTATACACAAGAGGATGCACGGTTTTTGGTACATTCTCAAGCACTGCCAAGCGATCGCATTGTGGGAGTAGAGACTGGTGGTTGTCCTCACACTGCAATTCGCGAAGATGCTTCGATAAATATAGCAGCTATAGAACAGTTAGAGGCAGATTTTCCAGATTTAAATTTAGTTTTTCTAGAAAGTGGTGGTGACAATTTAGCTGCTACTTTTAGTCCAGAACTTGTTGATTTAACTATTTATGTAATTGATGTAGCAGCTGGTGATAAAATTCCCCGTAAAGGTGGCCCAGGAATTACGAAATCTGATTTACTAGTAATAAATAAAACTGATTTAGCTCTCTATGTTGGTGCCTCGCTAACTGTAATGGAAAGTGATGCCAAGAAAATGCGTGGCAATAAGCCCTTTGTGTTTACAAATTTAAAAAATCAGGAAGGTCTTGCAGATGTAATTAAATTTTTATTAACAAATATCTGCTAA